A portion of the Treponema rectale genome contains these proteins:
- the ilvN gene encoding acetolactate synthase small subunit, translating into MEKKYVLSVLVENHAGVLSRVSGLFSRRGYNIDSLTVCETSEEDKSRMTIVVRGDEYILEQIEKQLSKLVEVISIKNCSKSETTQRITALIKVKAGGSNRGVIIETCEIFRAHIVDVAENSLIVEATGSEDKIDSLIRLLEPYGILELLKSGLIAMDRGEKTM; encoded by the coding sequence ATGGAAAAAAAATATGTACTTTCAGTTTTAGTAGAAAATCATGCCGGTGTATTGAGCCGTGTTTCAGGACTTTTCAGTCGCCGCGGATATAATATTGATTCTCTTACTGTATGTGAGACTTCAGAAGAAGATAAATCAAGAATGACCATTGTTGTCAGGGGCGATGAATACATTCTTGAACAGATTGAAAAACAGCTTTCTAAACTTGTTGAAGTAATCAGCATCAAGAACTGTTCAAAGAGTGAAACTACCCAGAGAATTACTGCTCTTATAAAAGTTAAGGCCGGTGGTTCAAACCGTGGTGTAATTATTGAAACCTGTGAAATCTTCCGTGCCCACATTGTTGATGTTGCAGAAAACTCTCTTATTGTTGAAGCAACTGGAAGTGAAGATAAAATTGATTCCCTTATCAGACTTCTTGAACCATACGGTATTCTTGAACTGCTTAAGTCAGGTCTTATTGCAATGGACAGGGGCGAAAAAACTATGTAA
- a CDS encoding MBL fold metallo-hydrolase: MKLYFDLSFDDFTNCYIVVNDDPSVMEAIIIDPGIVTPKMIDIIERGKYKLTAVLITHNHTSHVKALSTLMKIYSPRIYAADYEVAGKQVTVLQGDGEITTAGLKVQYYSVPGHTSDSMVFKIGTTMFTGDTITSGIIGETASSYSKKLLSSKIQEKIFSQTDETVIMPGHGPPTTVASEKQYNLDVKP, translated from the coding sequence ATGAAACTCTACTTTGATCTTTCTTTCGATGATTTTACAAACTGCTATATCGTTGTAAACGACGATCCTTCTGTTATGGAAGCAATTATCATTGACCCGGGAATCGTTACTCCAAAAATGATTGATATTATCGAACGGGGAAAATACAAACTTACGGCCGTTCTCATAACTCATAACCACACAAGTCATGTAAAGGCCCTTTCTACCCTCATGAAAATCTATTCGCCACGAATATATGCTGCTGATTATGAAGTAGCCGGCAAACAGGTTACAGTCCTTCAGGGGGACGGAGAAATCACGACTGCAGGACTAAAAGTTCAGTATTATTCAGTACCCGGGCATACATCTGACAGTATGGTTTTTAAAATAGGTACAACCATGTTTACCGGAGACACCATCACCTCCGGGATAATCGGAGAAACGGCAAGTTCTTATTCAAAAAAACTTCTCAGCTCTAAAATTCAGGAAAAGATTTTTTCTCAGACAGATGAAACGGTAATTATGCCGGGACATGGTCCGCCAACAACCGTTGCATCCGAAAAACAATACAATCTTGATGTAAAGCCTTAA
- a CDS encoding pentapeptide repeat-containing protein, giving the protein MYEFNRCRCSGCNKNAMSTIDENDNIVSSGWCVDHVPDIEDIASKICSYMMRHDTVIGLNCPGLTIKDLNLNNKRFYGCNFQNCSFQNIHADGIRMRMGIYDGCTFTDCNFINSNIQFTSFAGSKLVHVILTGSDLVHINCNGVTVYQSSFDDSDLYNSRFIKSVLMNTSMRNCNLKKTVFYNSVREHVSFKLSNTREALVDRNRGGLMGDFEASAPDEDILNSEERQQI; this is encoded by the coding sequence ATGTACGAATTCAACAGGTGCAGGTGCAGTGGCTGCAATAAAAATGCCATGAGTACCATCGACGAAAATGACAACATCGTAAGCAGCGGATGGTGTGTTGACCACGTTCCGGACATTGAAGACATTGCGTCAAAAATCTGCAGTTACATGATGAGGCACGATACAGTAATAGGCTTGAATTGTCCCGGCCTTACAATAAAGGACCTTAACCTCAATAACAAACGCTTTTACGGATGTAATTTTCAAAACTGCAGCTTTCAGAACATTCACGCAGACGGAATCCGCATGCGCATGGGAATATACGACGGCTGCACTTTTACGGACTGCAATTTCATAAACAGCAACATACAGTTTACTTCTTTTGCAGGTTCAAAGCTTGTACACGTAATATTAACAGGTAGTGATCTTGTACACATTAACTGCAACGGAGTTACGGTTTACCAGTCAAGTTTTGATGATTCAGACCTGTACAACAGCCGTTTCATAAAATCCGTATTAATGAATACTTCCATGAGAAACTGCAACCTTAAAAAAACCGTTTTCTATAACTCTGTAAGGGAACATGTTTCATTCAAACTTTCAAACACAAGGGAAGCACTTGTAGACAGAAACCGGGGAGGCCTTATGGGAGACTTCGAAGCTTCCGCACCTGATGAAGACATCCTTAACTCAGAAGAGAGGCAGCAGATATGA
- the murI gene encoding glutamate racemase, with translation MSVITDFAFLDSGTGGLPYMAALKEKIPEATFAYLGDTRNFPYGEKTVSQVTECAGKAIELILKNWNPRTLVIACNTISVTSLDLLRKRFPELPIVGTVPAIKLAASVTKNNRIGLLATNATVNHPYSRHLISDFASNCTVISRGDPDLIDFIEHDLFTSSEKEKKAAVMPAVEFFKKENCDTIILGCTHFTHLADVIQDAAGPSVKVVDSRDGVANQALRLLNAGTYSKKNESESDNSLHLKSGAFYVTAADEAQCREYEILCRNMKIAWGGVIG, from the coding sequence ATGAGTGTTATTACAGATTTTGCATTTTTAGACAGTGGTACCGGCGGGCTTCCGTATATGGCGGCCCTCAAAGAAAAGATTCCGGAAGCAACTTTTGCCTATTTAGGAGATACAAGAAATTTTCCCTATGGAGAGAAGACCGTCAGTCAGGTTACAGAATGTGCCGGAAAAGCAATAGAACTCATTTTAAAAAACTGGAATCCCCGGACTCTTGTAATTGCCTGTAATACTATCAGCGTAACTTCTCTTGATTTATTAAGAAAACGATTTCCTGAACTGCCTATTGTGGGAACAGTTCCTGCCATAAAACTTGCAGCTTCCGTTACAAAAAATAATCGTATTGGACTTCTTGCAACTAATGCCACTGTCAATCATCCTTACAGCCGTCATTTGATTTCTGACTTTGCAAGTAACTGCACAGTAATAAGCAGGGGAGATCCAGATCTTATTGATTTTATAGAACATGATCTTTTTACGTCTTCAGAAAAAGAAAAAAAAGCTGCCGTAATGCCAGCCGTAGAATTTTTTAAGAAAGAAAACTGCGATACGATAATATTAGGCTGTACACATTTTACTCATCTGGCAGATGTAATTCAGGATGCCGCCGGTCCTTCCGTAAAGGTTGTTGACAGCAGGGATGGGGTTGCAAATCAGGCTCTTCGTCTTCTTAATGCCGGAACATATTCTAAAAAGAATGAATCTGAGTCAGATAATTCCCTTCACCTTAAGTCCGGTGCTTTTTATGTAACGGCAGCAGATGAAGCCCAGTGCAGGGAGTATGAAATTTTATGCCGTAATATGAAGATTGCCTGGGGTGGAGTCATAGGCTGA
- the iorA gene encoding indolepyruvate ferredoxin oxidoreductase subunit alpha, translating to MSRQMIMGNQAIALGALKAGVKLAAGYPGTPSSEIIEFIAKYKDRTGTYVEWSVNEKAAAEVAAGASYAGSRTLVTMKQVGLNVASDPVMCLSYVGVKGGMVIVSADDPGPISSQTEQDTRVFASYSKLPCFDPSTPLEAFEMIQEAFELSEKYHTPVLLRPTTRVDHAYESMEFPSLEKNSLTSEFEKDTNRWVIFPRSSYLNHKRIFDRNEHILPAEFSDSKWNFIEGNGKASTGVAAGGISWCYVKEAVSILKARYPESEELKNISFLKIGTPYPFPEKLAEKYLTENKRIVVFEELDPVIENALIHICGKTGMKAEVCGKADGTVPEAGELSVETVVSVLEKVFFNSEKKEESGAESVPELPVRPPVLCAGCPHRGSFYAVKQAMKGKKTAYCGDIGCYTLGNAKPLDMTDTCLCMGADITMAQGFYHNENDRHCFSFIGDSTFFASGITGVINGVYNQARQTVCVLDNSTTAMTGHQPHPGTGMTMMGKTVEKLSIKKILEAAGVNPVLEADPFNQEQAVAAVKQASEAEGVSAVIFKAPCIAVASKLGYKFNGPVKVQAEKCIGCQKCIRELGCPALSVSSSVLKNGKHRAEIDASLCTGCGLCRDVCPVKAIC from the coding sequence ATGTCAAGACAGATGATTATGGGAAATCAGGCTATTGCCCTGGGTGCATTAAAGGCTGGTGTAAAGCTTGCAGCAGGGTATCCCGGTACTCCTTCAAGTGAAATTATTGAATTCATTGCAAAGTATAAAGACAGAACAGGAACCTATGTTGAATGGTCTGTAAACGAAAAGGCAGCGGCAGAGGTTGCTGCAGGAGCTTCCTATGCAGGTAGCCGTACTCTGGTTACCATGAAGCAGGTTGGACTTAATGTTGCCAGTGATCCTGTAATGTGCCTGTCTTATGTAGGCGTAAAGGGTGGTATGGTCATTGTCTCTGCAGATGATCCGGGACCGATTTCAAGTCAGACGGAACAGGATACAAGAGTTTTTGCATCATATTCAAAGCTTCCCTGTTTTGATCCTTCTACACCTCTTGAGGCTTTTGAAATGATTCAGGAGGCCTTTGAACTTTCAGAAAAATATCATACGCCGGTTCTTTTAAGGCCTACAACAAGAGTTGATCATGCCTATGAAAGCATGGAGTTTCCTTCTCTCGAAAAAAATTCCTTAACCAGTGAATTTGAAAAAGATACAAACCGGTGGGTAATTTTTCCCAGAAGTTCATATTTGAATCATAAAAGGATTTTTGACAGAAACGAGCACATTCTTCCTGCAGAATTTTCTGATTCAAAATGGAATTTTATTGAAGGAAATGGAAAGGCTTCTACTGGTGTTGCAGCCGGTGGAATCAGCTGGTGTTATGTAAAGGAAGCCGTAAGTATTTTAAAAGCCAGATATCCTGAAAGTGAGGAATTAAAAAATATTAGCTTTCTTAAAATAGGTACTCCTTATCCTTTTCCGGAAAAGCTTGCGGAAAAATATCTGACTGAAAATAAAAGAATTGTTGTCTTTGAAGAACTTGATCCTGTAATAGAAAATGCCCTCATTCATATCTGCGGTAAAACAGGAATGAAAGCTGAAGTTTGCGGAAAAGCTGACGGAACTGTTCCTGAAGCAGGTGAACTTTCTGTAGAAACTGTTGTAAGTGTTCTCGAAAAAGTATTTTTCAATTCAGAAAAAAAAGAAGAGTCCGGTGCAGAGTCCGTTCCTGAACTCCCTGTAAGACCTCCTGTTTTATGTGCAGGTTGTCCTCACCGGGGTTCTTTTTATGCTGTAAAGCAGGCCATGAAAGGTAAAAAAACAGCGTATTGCGGAGATATTGGCTGTTACACTCTTGGAAATGCCAAACCTCTTGATATGACCGATACGTGTCTCTGTATGGGTGCGGATATTACCATGGCTCAGGGATTCTATCATAATGAAAATGACAGGCATTGTTTCAGCTTTATAGGTGACTCAACTTTTTTTGCCAGCGGAATTACCGGAGTAATAAACGGTGTTTATAATCAGGCCCGTCAGACTGTCTGTGTTCTTGATAATTCAACAACGGCAATGACAGGACATCAGCCTCATCCCGGAACAGGAATGACTATGATGGGTAAAACTGTAGAAAAACTAAGTATAAAAAAAATACTTGAGGCTGCAGGGGTAAATCCGGTTCTGGAAGCAGATCCTTTTAATCAGGAACAGGCTGTTGCTGCCGTTAAGCAGGCCTCTGAAGCAGAGGGGGTAAGTGCAGTAATCTTTAAGGCTCCATGTATTGCAGTAGCTTCTAAACTTGGTTATAAATTTAATGGTCCTGTAAAAGTTCAGGCAGAAAAATGTATTGGCTGTCAGAAATGCATCAGGGAACTGGGATGTCCTGCATTGAGTGTAAGTTCTTCAGTTTTGAAAAACGGAAAGCATAGGGCAGAAATAGACGCCTCTCTCTGTACCGGATGCGGTTTGTGCAGAGATGTATGTCCGGTAAAGGCAATCTGTTAG
- a CDS encoding indolepyruvate oxidoreductase subunit beta, with product MSKNILICGVGGQGTVLAAKVLSQAAVSGGQKVLSAETIGMAQRGGSVVSHVRIGSDVYSPVIPRGCADVIIAFEAAEAVRNISYLKTGGTVIVSNEVVQPVTASLSGKFFDSKVMIDYLKQNATVMCVDVKKACMELGSSRVANMVLVGAACKSGIMELSEVKDAVRLLVKPEFYELNVRAVDYCAALDI from the coding sequence GTGTCAAAAAATATCTTGATATGCGGAGTAGGCGGACAGGGAACTGTTCTTGCAGCGAAGGTTCTTTCTCAGGCTGCTGTTTCCGGAGGACAGAAGGTGCTTTCTGCAGAAACCATCGGAATGGCCCAGAGAGGCGGTTCTGTGGTAAGTCATGTCCGTATTGGAAGTGATGTATATTCTCCCGTTATTCCCCGGGGATGTGCTGACGTCATAATTGCTTTTGAAGCGGCAGAAGCTGTAAGAAACATTTCCTATTTAAAAACTGGTGGAACTGTAATTGTCAGCAATGAAGTTGTTCAGCCGGTAACAGCAAGTCTTTCCGGAAAGTTTTTTGATTCAAAAGTTATGATTGATTACTTAAAGCAGAACGCTACCGTAATGTGTGTTGACGTAAAGAAAGCCTGCATGGAACTGGGCAGTTCCCGGGTTGCAAATATGGTTTTAGTAGGGGCTGCCTGTAAGTCAGGCATAATGGAACTTTCAGAAGTAAAAGATGCGGTCAGGCTTCTTGTAAAACCTGAATTTTATGAATTGAATGTCAGGGCTGTTGATTACTGTGCAGCTTTGGATATATAA
- a CDS encoding O-acetylhomoserine aminocarboxypropyltransferase/cysteine synthase family protein, with product MEQSINTKCVQAGYTPKNGEPRQIPIIQSTTFKYDTSEDMGKLFDLEASGYFYTRLQNPTNDYVAAKIAALEGGTAAMLTSSGQAANFFAIFNICECGSHVVASSSIYGGTFNLISVTLKKMGIDVTFVSPDASEEELNAAFRDNTRAMFGETIANPALTVLDIEKFAKVAHAHNVPLIVDNTFPTPVNCRPIEWGADIVTHSTTKYMDGHGAAVGGVIVDSGKFDWMAHKDMYPGLTTPDESYHGITYAERFGKEGAFITKATAQLMRDLGCIQSPQNAFLLNLGLESLHVRMPRHVENGQAVAEFLETQSKVAKVSYPGLKSDKYHALAEKYLPNGGCGVVSFELKGGRTAAEKFMKNLKLAAIETHVADARTCCLNPATSTHRQLTDEQLEAAGISAGLVRMSCGLEDKNDLIADLKQALESI from the coding sequence ATGGAACAGTCAATTAATACTAAGTGTGTACAGGCCGGATACACTCCAAAAAACGGAGAGCCGCGTCAGATTCCTATCATTCAGTCTACAACATTTAAGTATGATACCAGCGAGGACATGGGAAAGCTTTTTGATCTTGAAGCTTCGGGTTATTTTTATACAAGGCTTCAGAATCCTACAAATGATTATGTTGCAGCTAAAATTGCAGCTCTTGAAGGTGGAACTGCGGCAATGCTTACATCTTCAGGACAGGCTGCAAATTTCTTTGCAATATTTAATATTTGTGAATGCGGAAGCCATGTTGTAGCAAGTTCTTCAATCTACGGAGGAACTTTTAACCTTATTTCCGTAACTTTGAAGAAAATGGGAATTGATGTTACTTTTGTATCTCCTGATGCTTCTGAAGAAGAATTGAATGCTGCATTCAGGGATAATACCCGTGCAATGTTCGGGGAAACTATTGCAAATCCGGCTCTTACCGTTCTTGATATTGAAAAATTTGCAAAAGTTGCTCATGCACACAATGTTCCTCTTATTGTTGATAATACATTCCCGACCCCTGTTAACTGTCGTCCGATTGAATGGGGAGCAGATATTGTTACTCATTCAACTACAAAATACATGGACGGTCATGGTGCTGCAGTTGGCGGTGTAATTGTTGACAGCGGAAAGTTTGACTGGATGGCTCATAAAGATATGTATCCTGGACTTACCACTCCTGATGAAAGCTATCATGGAATTACCTATGCAGAACGTTTCGGAAAAGAAGGTGCTTTTATTACAAAGGCAACTGCTCAGCTCATGAGGGATCTGGGATGCATCCAGTCTCCTCAGAATGCCTTTCTCCTGAACCTCGGACTTGAATCCCTTCATGTAAGGATGCCTCGTCATGTAGAAAACGGACAGGCAGTTGCAGAATTCCTTGAAACTCAAAGCAAGGTTGCAAAGGTAAGCTACCCTGGCCTTAAGTCCGACAAATACCATGCGCTTGCTGAAAAATATCTCCCGAACGGAGGCTGCGGCGTAGTTTCTTTTGAACTTAAAGGCGGAAGGACTGCTGCAGAAAAGTTCATGAAAAACCTTAAGCTTGCTGCGATTGAGACTCATGTTGCTGATGCACGTACCTGCTGTCTTAATCCTGCTACTTCAACACACAGACAGCTTACTGATGAACAGCTTGAAGCTGCCGGAATCTCTGCAGGTCTTGTACGCATGAGCTGCGGACTTGAAGATAAAAACGATCTTATTGCAGATTTGAAACAGGCGCTTGAAAGCATTTGA
- a CDS encoding phenylacetate--CoA ligase family protein: protein MKMTEKQLELIRTQIARVKACGNPFYTERFKNINPEDIKTQEDFEKLVPFCTKQDLRDAYPLGLAAVPEEEIVRIHSSSGTTGAPVIVPYTQKDVDDWAEMFARCYEIAGITKKDRIQITPGYGLWTAGIGFQAGCEKLGAMAIPMGPGNTEKQLKMMQDLQATVICATSSYALLLAEQVEQRGIGKNIKLKKGIIGSERWGEKMRNRIKNILGIELYDIYGLTECYGPGIGINCEKQTEGIHIFDDFLYIEILDPQTGLPVKDGEVGEITLTTLVKEGAPLFRFRTHDLAAFITEPCPCGRSYPRITPILGRSDDMVKVKGNIIFPSTIEDVIKAVPGTSSEYRAKIEHVDGKDKMTVFVEVEMGVDRAETALGIQYFFKQKYNMTPEVQVVGIGELPRSEKKTKRIEDLRD from the coding sequence ATGAAAATGACCGAAAAACAGCTTGAACTTATCCGTACACAGATTGCCCGCGTAAAGGCATGTGGAAATCCATTCTATACAGAACGTTTTAAGAATATAAATCCGGAAGATATAAAAACACAGGAAGACTTTGAAAAACTTGTTCCTTTCTGTACTAAACAGGATCTGAGGGATGCTTATCCTCTTGGACTGGCAGCAGTTCCTGAAGAAGAAATCGTACGCATTCATTCTTCCAGCGGAACAACCGGCGCTCCCGTAATTGTACCGTACACTCAGAAAGATGTTGATGACTGGGCAGAGATGTTTGCCCGCTGTTATGAAATTGCCGGAATTACAAAAAAGGACCGCATTCAGATTACACCGGGTTACGGTCTCTGGACTGCAGGCATAGGATTCCAGGCTGGCTGTGAAAAACTCGGTGCCATGGCAATTCCTATGGGACCTGGAAATACAGAAAAACAGCTTAAGATGATGCAGGACCTTCAGGCAACCGTAATTTGTGCAACTTCTTCCTATGCACTTCTCCTTGCAGAACAGGTTGAACAGCGCGGCATCGGAAAGAATATCAAATTAAAAAAAGGAATAATCGGTTCGGAACGCTGGGGTGAAAAAATGCGCAACCGCATAAAGAATATCCTTGGCATTGAACTTTACGATATTTACGGTCTTACAGAATGTTACGGACCTGGAATCGGAATCAACTGTGAAAAGCAGACAGAAGGAATACATATTTTTGATGATTTCCTTTACATAGAAATACTTGATCCTCAGACAGGACTTCCTGTAAAAGACGGAGAAGTTGGTGAAATCACCCTTACTACTCTGGTAAAGGAAGGAGCTCCCCTGTTCCGTTTCAGAACTCATGACCTTGCAGCTTTTATTACTGAACCATGCCCGTGCGGCAGGTCATATCCCCGCATCACACCGATTCTCGGAAGAAGTGATGACATGGTAAAAGTTAAGGGAAACATTATTTTCCCAAGTACTATTGAGGATGTCATTAAAGCTGTTCCCGGAACATCAAGCGAATACCGGGCAAAAATAGAACATGTAGACGGAAAGGATAAAATGACTGTTTTTGTTGAAGTCGAAATGGGGGTAGACCGGGCAGAAACTGCACTGGGAATTCAGTATTTCTTCAAGCAGAAGTACAACATGACGCCAGAAGTGCAGGTTGTAGGAATAGGTGAGTTACCTAGAAGTGAAAAGAAAACAAAAAGGATTGAAGACCTCAGGGATTAA
- a CDS encoding GNAT family N-acetyltransferase, translating to MSEIKIQRASSDDAKEILSLLKVIGSESDNLSFDENGLSVTEKEEADFLSSIEHSDREAFFVARKASEIIGTAHYTAFSKKRMAHRGEFGICVRKSECGKGIGSRLLEEVLRFAKEVARSEIVSLEVRSDNQGAIRLYKKFGFEKTGCFHGFFKINDELIDFDIMEKML from the coding sequence ATGTCAGAAATAAAAATACAGCGTGCATCTTCAGATGATGCAAAAGAAATCCTGTCGCTTTTAAAAGTGATAGGAAGTGAATCTGATAATTTGTCCTTTGATGAAAACGGACTTTCCGTAACAGAAAAGGAAGAAGCTGACTTTCTTTCAAGTATCGAACATTCAGACCGGGAAGCTTTCTTTGTAGCCAGAAAAGCATCTGAAATAATAGGAACGGCTCACTATACGGCATTTTCTAAAAAAAGAATGGCTCACAGAGGAGAGTTTGGAATCTGTGTAAGAAAATCTGAATGTGGAAAAGGAATAGGATCCCGACTCCTTGAAGAGGTTCTTCGTTTTGCAAAAGAAGTAGCCCGGTCAGAAATAGTGTCTCTTGAAGTACGGAGTGATAATCAGGGGGCCATCCGGCTTTATAAAAAATTCGGATTTGAAAAAACAGGCTGCTTTCACGGTTTTTTTAAAATAAATGATGAACTGATTGATTTTGATATTATGGAAAAAATGTTGTAA
- a CDS encoding phosphoglycerate kinase, with protein sequence MIKTVKDVDLKGKRIIMRVDFNVPMKDGVVQDDTRIMAALPTIKYILEQNPRSLVLMSHLGDPKKDVKKAQEKAEKAGKTWTDADAEKFINGKNRMAPVVKYFSEKLGKDVTFLPDALGQKAAIDALPEGAVAMLENVRFHKEETSKDPAERDVMAKELATYGDIFVNDAFGTAHRDQASTASIAKFMPVPSVGGFLMEKEVKYIQPMVENPPKPQVAIIGGAKVSSKIAVLESLLKNASALVIGGGMAYTFLKAQGHKVGISLVEDDFLDTAKKLLADAEAKGVKIVLPVDHVAADKFDANATPVAVDGVDIPDNLMAMDVGPKTIALYKEVLSTAKSVVWNGPVGVFEFDAFAKGTATVAQLVADATGRGAMTVVGGGDSVAAVNKFHLADKMSHVSTGGGASLEFLEGKTLPGIAILATK encoded by the coding sequence ATGATTAAGACGGTAAAAGACGTTGATCTTAAAGGAAAACGCATCATCATGCGCGTTGATTTCAACGTACCGATGAAAGACGGAGTTGTTCAGGACGATACTCGTATCATGGCTGCACTTCCTACTATTAAATACATTCTTGAGCAGAATCCACGCTCTCTCGTTCTCATGAGCCACCTTGGAGATCCGAAAAAGGATGTAAAGAAAGCTCAGGAAAAAGCAGAAAAAGCAGGAAAAACCTGGACAGATGCTGATGCAGAAAAATTCATCAACGGAAAGAACCGCATGGCTCCTGTCGTTAAATATTTCTCAGAAAAACTCGGAAAGGATGTTACATTCCTTCCTGATGCACTCGGACAGAAAGCTGCAATCGATGCTCTTCCAGAGGGTGCAGTTGCAATGCTTGAAAACGTTCGTTTCCACAAAGAAGAAACATCTAAAGATCCTGCAGAACGCGACGTAATGGCAAAAGAACTTGCTACCTACGGAGACATCTTCGTAAACGATGCATTCGGAACTGCTCACCGCGACCAGGCTTCTACAGCTTCTATTGCTAAATTCATGCCTGTACCAAGTGTAGGCGGATTCCTTATGGAAAAAGAAGTAAAATACATTCAGCCAATGGTTGAAAATCCTCCAAAACCACAGGTTGCCATCATTGGTGGTGCTAAGGTTTCTTCAAAGATTGCCGTTCTTGAATCTCTTCTCAAGAACGCTTCTGCACTGGTAATCGGTGGAGGTATGGCTTATACATTCCTTAAGGCTCAGGGTCATAAAGTTGGTATTTCTCTTGTTGAAGATGACTTCCTTGACACAGCTAAAAAACTTCTTGCAGATGCAGAAGCTAAAGGTGTAAAAATCGTTCTTCCGGTTGACCATGTAGCTGCTGATAAATTTGATGCAAATGCTACTCCAGTTGCCGTTGACGGTGTTGATATTCCTGACAACCTGATGGCTATGGATGTTGGACCAAAAACAATCGCACTTTATAAAGAAGTTCTCTCTACAGCAAAATCTGTTGTATGGAACGGACCTGTAGGTGTATTTGAATTTGATGCATTTGCAAAGGGAACTGCTACTGTTGCACAGCTTGTTGCTGATGCTACTGGCCGTGGTGCCATGACTGTAGTTGGTGGTGGAGATTCTGTTGCAGCTGTTAACAAGTTCCACCTTGCTGACAAGATGAGCCATGTATCTACTGGTGGCGGTGCTTCACTTGAATTCCTTGAGGGTAAGACACTTCCTGGAATTGCTATTCTTGCTACAAAATAG
- the rplU gene encoding 50S ribosomal protein L21, which yields MYAVVEYKGNQYKAEKDAVLQVSKISDAKKGDTVTIDTVLLVSDGDKVSVGTPYVKGAKVTVEVGDTFKDKKVLVYKYKSKKDYHRLIGHREEYTNVTVKDVVLA from the coding sequence ATGTACGCAGTTGTTGAGTATAAAGGCAATCAGTACAAGGCAGAAAAGGATGCCGTTCTTCAGGTTAGCAAGATTAGCGATGCTAAAAAGGGCGACACAGTAACAATCGACACTGTTCTTCTTGTAAGTGACGGTGATAAAGTTTCTGTCGGAACACCTTATGTAAAAGGTGCAAAGGTAACTGTTGAAGTTGGTGATACTTTCAAAGATAAGAAAGTTCTTGTTTACAAGTATAAGTCAAAGAAAGACTACCATCGTCTTATCGGTCATCGTGAGGAATACACAAACGTTACTGTAAAGGACGTTGTGCTTGCATAA
- a CDS encoding ribosomal-processing cysteine protease Prp has product MTEVLLVCNSRGEFSAVCAAGHAGFAEKGRDIVCAAESVLLGTALDLLKNTRGVSVKSDTASRGTLAFSVEVSAGLTEEERILLGERLKCTADFIRNGIKSVSEQYPENVQLREKTEE; this is encoded by the coding sequence GTGACGGAAGTTCTTCTGGTTTGCAATTCCCGCGGAGAATTTTCAGCAGTATGTGCTGCGGGACATGCGGGATTTGCAGAAAAGGGCAGGGATATTGTCTGTGCAGCAGAATCCGTTTTGTTGGGTACAGCGCTTGACCTTTTGAAGAATACCAGGGGAGTTTCAGTAAAGTCTGATACGGCTTCCCGCGGAACTCTCGCATTCAGTGTGGAAGTTTCTGCCGGACTTACGGAAGAGGAAAGAATTCTTCTGGGAGAACGGTTAAAATGCACTGCGGATTTTATAAGAAACGGAATAAAATCTGTTTCTGAACAGTATCCGGAAAACGTGCAGCTGCGGGAAAAAACTGAAGAATAA
- the rpmA gene encoding 50S ribosomal protein L27: MGRSKGGSGAKNGRDSNPKHLGVKKYGGEAVTAGTVIVRQRGTRIHAGDNVRRGGDDTLFATADGVVKFSERMNKKLVSVVEAK, from the coding sequence ATGGGAAGATCTAAAGGCGGTAGCGGTGCAAAAAACGGACGTGATTCAAATCCGAAGCATCTGGGCGTTAAAAAATACGGCGGAGAAGCAGTAACAGCCGGAACAGTTATCGTTAGACAGCGCGGTACACGTATTCACGCAGGTGATAACGTTAGACGTGGTGGTGATGATACTTTGTTTGCTACAGCAGACGGTGTTGTTAAGTTCAGCGAACGCATGAACAAAAAACTTGTTTCTGTTGTAGAAGCAAAATAA